One genomic region from Argentina anserina chromosome 2, drPotAnse1.1, whole genome shotgun sequence encodes:
- the LOC126805502 gene encoding trans-Golgi network-localized SYP41-interacting protein 1 isoform X2, with protein sequence MDKNKSRTDLLAAGRKKLQQYRQKKDKGSGSQGKSSKKSGKSEQHEAAAKPAALSQVHDRETESAVGSNSEVVNTADSDTGVDVVGPSAVPITQEKGVIETESEKNAASTSEEVGISKPDADSSIQNDGENTGTADADVARDISLDTSHTVDSGGGAENVNMSVEDDESAIHTSVDITEGMPMSGESEIPSAVADVGPSVLPITEEKSVVETELEKNAKLPSDKVEDSKPGADSSVPNEGEITGTADAEVARDISLDTAHTVDSRGEAENLSMSEQVAESTQIAPADITEGMSVTVESQIPSSGKESSPEDIITSSVQDREDQIEKHFDTQLQFEYRHNGLLDETSSLHASLDELCEKNQSLAEEFALCRGELQAVAFEKEELGNKFHAAKLEVEEATSRANDLHNNLERAQQDVFRLSTELADCKGLVQALQVENETLNETIVSADEVKSKLTEQNKLYIVENEKLSTDLVDCETVVATLQGQISNLNGSLDSVAHEREHLFCGNEKLTTELAGSKNLISALQAEIASVSGSLGLVTEEKKKLEEERDYSVHENERLFTDLVACEILVATLQGQITQISNLSGNLDSVTQDREDIFCENEKLATELADSKKVASALQEEIASLNGNLALVMEGKKKLEEEREYSVHENERLSTELVVLQERFSAEREERVRFEVDLKETTERLEQLINENISLTSSLDILKAKLSKVENSGFDIPAPAGNQVELSRGLDLAIENDNSQKFHGEIDGEASLLVDKSLSVVGVSPISNIGKEVVDDSDRFIALQGHLEKADKMLYNLVQEVESLCAHSTSLSKSGDKVHVPQVSKMIQAFELKAHSDEHAEGPTLSDDQSPEDTVVSVQGQIGNLRALFTQLLLDAANASLLLKEERDDKKHADATSSELKDQNEALEEYSKKLEATNIELRVLYEALEEHREIIESRNFELLNLCDSLQLEVTNLKAENVEVDRKLHVCESRTSQLQSRLHDLHLISNVMVSQIPEQLEKFHKVAAENVLTLECHWNSTIDPVLQAIGKLDQSLGRVTTTTTVTHNSLDRLRYSVASVQDAISFIQQLKEKLESSQTDHETVSTLFKELNEKYDDLHGKNEMSSELLQKLYGNLSKFVSVLHGSTDESNMYVEPEKLADPLDYSNYATILKPVESFLRGSLQLESVNKKLDSELMARAEEVEELKQRCLDSTALQKLIGDVEGLLKMEHPDFQLTTTPASHLESLVSCLIQKCEEADVQVSLSKEDFASKVVELTSMQAEVQQLNALCLQHESELIVLRESLHQAEEALLVARSEIQGKGDELEQSEQRVSSLREKLTIAVTKGKGLIVQRDGLKQSLNEKSAELERFSQELQMKDARLLEIETKLQAYSESGERVEALESELSYIRNSATALRESFLLKDSVLQRIEEILEDLDLPEHFHSRDIIEKIDWLARTATNTFPVTDSDQKSSAGGGSYSYAGFVATESWKDDVQPSSDSSEDIKKKYDELQSKFYGLAEQNEMLEQSLMERNNIIQRWEELLDRIDMPSHLRSVEPEDRIDWLRKALSEVQEDNMSLQQKVVNLENHCLSLTADLEDSQRRVADLEADLQTFIHERDHLSGRLEALVNDWEKLSTKTAEFELENEKLQKEVTDLQENVAKMHGNENQILSIEADLRRLEGLITDALEISGSKFEYSGGSSIDCLEGLLNKLLESYEMLSLRKPVHGGAAESLHTGDGDETVVGSRSLNTLDSQESDIDVLKKELEEVQHELLDVKEERDVYLEKQQSMTSEFEALHKKVNELQALLNQEEQKSASVREKLNVAVRKGKSLIQHRDSLKQSIEEVNSEVERLRSEIKMGQVKIAEYEQTFMELSTYPGRVEALESETLFLRNCLNQTEQNLQQKANTLNMIVNILDKIDVGGDINSRDPVLKLEQVEKMCVDLRADVTSSEQEARKSKRAAELLLAELNEVQERNDGLQEELANSVDELSVLSKEMDLAVVGKLEAVSSLEKLSTAQSKERKNQFSEFAGLKSGVDQLRMGFHDISNSLAGLFYNELEFLNNLESGIDSILNLNSANVVDVHPFTAAGGFLMSNSNKDNSISMDPWSDPNLHGNFDENFVIETFTYTAHYLQELKTDINGLKEKLDEHSMSLHNKTGSISRLVGIVHGEITSKKESLEALRRDFLQMEVVKKEKDKELLVLHRNAALLFEACTSSVVKINRRKAELVGNSWAVGDLGMTSKTTEFPSLSGEGQLYSEESVRSLTDRLLSAANDFASLTAEIVESSQKEMKLTISNLQKELQEKDVQKERIFMELVSQIKEAEATASSYSEDLESSKTLVHDMEKQLEAMRGERNVFEQRVKELEGYQGTSDELRQRIRSLTDVLAAKDHEIEELMQALDEEEVQMQGITSKIKELEKIVEQKNLELENLKASRGKVMRKLSITVNKFDELHHLSASLLAEVEKLQSQLQDRDAEISFLRQEVTRCTNDVLVASQVSNKGSSDEIHELLTWFNINIARFGVHSEYLEDKNNSDVPEQKEVLKKTIDSILSELGDLRASAQRKDILLQEERTKVEELTHKGQTLEKSLREKESRLNLLAGVEDDRATSSSSEIHEVEPAINKWAASGSSIASQVRSLRKGNSEQVAIAIDMDPGSTSRLEDEDEDKVHGFKSLTTSRMIPRFTRPVTDMIDGLWVSCDRTLMRQPILRLGIIFYWAFLHALLASLAI encoded by the exons ATGGACAAGAACAAGAGCCGTACCGATCTGCTTGCTGCTGGCCGTAAAAAG CTTCAACAATACCGTCAGAAGAAAGATAAAGGCAGTGGAAGCCAGGGAAAATCCTCGAAAAAGTCTGGAAAATCAGAGCAGCATGAGGCTGCAGCTAAACCTGCAGCGTTATCTCAGGTCCATGACCGAGAAACTGAGTCCGCTGTAGGTTCTAATTCAGAAGTTGTCAACACAGCAGACTCTGATACCGGTGTAGATGTTGTTGGCCCCTCGGCAGTGCCTATTACACAAGAGAAAGGTGTAATTGAAACTGAATCAGAGAAAAATGCCGCATCAACATCAGAGGAAGTGGGAATTAGTAAGCCTGATGCTGACTCTTCTATTCAGAATGACGGTGAGAATACTGGAACTGCTGATGCTGATGTGGCAAGGGACATTTCATTGGACACTTCACATACAGTGGATTCTGGGGGAGGAGCTGAAAATGTAAATATGTCTGTAGAAGATGATGAATCAGCCATACATACTTCAGTCGATATTACTGAGGGGATGCCCATGTCTGGTGAATCAGAAATTCCAAGTGCTGTAGCTGATGTTGGTCCCTCAGTATTGCCCATTACAGAGGAGAAAAGTGTGGTTGAAACTGAATTGGAGAAAAATGCTAAATTACCATCAGATAAAGTGGAGGATAGTAAACCTGGTGCTGACTCTTCTGTTCCTAATGAAGGTGAGATTACTGGGACTGCCGATGCTGAGGTGGCAAGAGACATTTCATTGGACACTGCACATACAGTGGATTCTCGAGGAGAAGCCGAAAATTTGAGTATGTCTGAACAAGTTGCTGAATCAACCCAAATTGCTCCAGCCGATATTACAGAAGGGATGTCCGTTACTGTTGAATCGCAAATTCCTAGTAGCGGGAAGGAGTCTTCGCCTGAAGATATCATTACGTCCTCAGTGCAGGACAGAGAAGATCAG ATTGAAAAGCACTTTGACACGCAACTACAGTTTGAATATCGGCATAATGGGTTGCTTGATGAAACATCTTCTCTTCATGCTTCACTCGATGAACTTTGTGAGAAGAACCAATCTCTTGCTGAAGAGTTTGCACTGTGCAGGGGTGAACTCCAGGCTGTTGCTTTTGAGAAGGAGGAGCTTGGAAACAAATTTCATGCGGCAAAGTTGGAGGTTGAAGAGGCTACTTCTAGAGCAAATGATCTGCATAACAACCTGGAAAGGGCACAGCAGGATGTGTTCAGACTGTCAACAGAATTAGCTGATTGTAAAGGTTTGGTACAAGCTTTACAGGTGGAGAATGAAACCTTAAATGAGACTATAGTGTCAGCCGATGAAGTTAAAAGTAAACTTACTgaacaaaataaattatatattgttgaGAACGAGAAACTTTCAACCGACCTGGTTGATTGTGAAACTGTAGTGGCCACTCTGCAAGGTCAAATATCAAACTTAAATGGGAGTTTGGACTCAGTAGCACATGAGAGGGAGCATCTtttctgtggaaatgagaaACTTACAACTGAACTGGCTGGCAGTAAGAATCTGATATCTGCTTTGCAGGCAGAAATTGCCAGTGTAAGTGGGAGTCTTGGTTTGGTtacggaggagaagaagaaactaGAGGAGGAGAGGGATTATTCTGTGCATGAGAATGAAAGACTTTTCACTGACCTGGTTGCTTGTGAGATTTTAGTGGCCACTCTACAGGGTCAAATTACTCAAATATCAAACTTAAGTGGGAATTTGGACTCAGTAACACAAGATAGGGAGGATATTTTCTGTGAAAATGAGAAGCTTGCAACTGAACTGGCTGACAGTAAGAAAGTAGCATCAGCTTTGCAGGAAGAAATTGCCAGCCTGAATGGGAACCTTGCTTTGGTTATGGAGGGAAAAAAGAAGCTTGAGGAGGAGAGGGAGTATTCTGTGCATGAGAATGAGAGACTTTCCACTGAGCTTGTTGTTCTTCAAGAACGATTTTCTGCAGAACGTGAAGAACGAGTGAGGTTTGAGGTTGACCTAAAAGAAACCACAGAACGCCTTGAGCAGCTCATCAATGAAAATATTTCTCTTACTAGCAGTCTGGACATACTTAAAGCTAAGCTGAGCAAGGTTGAAAACAGTGGGTTTGATATACCAGCTCCAGCTGGGAACCAAGTTGAACTTAGCAGGGGTCTTGATCTTGCTATTGAAAATGATAATTCACAGAAATTTCATGGGGAAATTGATGGTGAAGCTTCCTTACTGGTGGATAAATCTTTATCTGTTGTAGGGGTTTCACCAATTTCTAATATTGGGAAGGAAGTCGTGGATGATTCTGATAGGTTTATTGCACTGCAAGGACACTTGGAGAAGGCAGATAAAATGTTGTATAATCTTGTACAGGAAGTTGAAAGCCTGTGCGCTCATTCCACATCCCTAAGCAAGTCAGGTGATAAAGTGCATGTACCTCAGGTATCAAAAATGATTCAAGCTTTCGAGTTGAAGGCTCATTCTGATGAGCATGCAGAGGGGCCAACTCTATCCGATGATCAATCACCAGAGGATACAGTTGTGTCAGTACAAGGGCAAATTGGAAACCTGAGAGCATTATTTACGCAGTTGCTGCTGGATGCTGCAAACGCCAGTCTACTGCTTAAGGAGGAGCGAGATGATAAGAAACATGCTGATGCCACCTCCAGTGAACTAAAGGATCAGAATGAGGCCTTAGAAGAATATAGCAAGAAACTTGAAGCAACCAACATTGAGCTCAGGGTCCTATATGAAGCTTTAGAAGAACATAGGGAAATCATTGAATCTAGGAACTTTGAGCTTTTGAATCTCTGCGATAGCTTACAACTAGAAGTCACTAATCTTAAAGCAGAAAACGTGGAAGTTGACAGAAAGCTACATGTGTGTGAATCAAGAACTAGTCAATTGCAGAGTCGATTGCATGATCTACATCTAATTTCAAATGTTATGGTATCTCAGATCCCTGAGCAGTTGGAAAAATTTCACAAGGTAGCAGCTGAGAATGTTTTGACacttgagtgccattggaaTTCAACTATTGATCCAGTTCTTCAAGCAATTGGGAAGCTTGATCAATCGCTCGGTAGGGTCACCACAACTACAACAGTCACTCACAATTCTTTGGACAGACTTAGGTATTCTGTTGCTTCTGTTCAGGATGCCATCAGTTTCATTCAACAATTGAAGGAAAAACTTGAAAGTTCACAAACAGATCATGAAACTGTCTCTACTTTATTCAAAGAATTGAATGAGAAATATGATGATCTGCAtggaaagaatgaaatgtCCAGCGAGTTGTTGCAGAAGTTGTATGGCAACCTTTCTAAATTTGTCTCAGTTTTGCATGGGTCTACAGATGAAAGTAATATGTATGTAGAACCTGAGAAGCTTGCTGATCCTCTAGATTACAGTAACTACGCAACCATTTTAAAACCTGTGGAATCTTTTTTGAGGGGAAGTCTGCAACTTGAATCTGTTAACAAGAAGCTAGATTCAGAGTTGATGGCTAGAGCTGAAGAAGTTGAGGAACTGAAACAAAGATGCCTTGATTCTACTGCTCTGCAAAAGTTAATAGGAGATGTTGAAGGGCTGCTGAAAATGGAACATCCTGATTTCCAATTGACTACAACGCCTGCTTCACACCTTGAATCACTTGTGTCTTGTCTTATTCAGAAATGTGAGGAGGCTGATGTGCAGGTAAGCTTATCTAAGGAAGATTTTGCATCTAAGGTggtggagctgacttcaatgCAGGCAGAAGTACAGCAGCTAAATGCCTTGTGTCTCCAGCATGAAAGTGAACTCATTGTTCTAAGGGAAAGTTTACACCAGGCGGAGGAAGCACTTCTTGTTGCTCGTTCTGAGATACAAGGGAAAGGAGATGAACTTGAACAGTCGGAGCAACGGGTATCATCCCTTAGAGAGAAGCTTACCATTGCAGTCACCAAGGGAAAAGGTTTAATTGTGCAGCGAGATGGTCTGAAGCAGTCCCTTAATGAGAAATCTGCTGAACTGGAAAGATTCTCACAGGAATTGCAAATGAAAGATGCTAGGCTTCTTGAGATTGAAACAAAACTTCAGGCATATTCAGAGTCTGGTGAGCGGGTGGAAGCTCTGGAATCAGAACTTTCTTATATTCGCAATTCGGCTACTGCATTAAGAGAATCATTCCTTCTCAAAGATTCAGTGCTTCAGAGAATAGAAGAGATCTTGGAAGACCTTGATCTGCCAGAGCATTTTCATTCACGAGATATTATTGAGAAGATTGATTGGCTGGCTAGGACAGCTACAAACACTTTTCCTGTGACTGATTCAGATCAGAAGAGTTCTGCTGGAGGAGGTTCGTACTCTTATGCTGGTTTTGTTGCTACAGAGTCCTGGAAAGATGATGTACAGCCAAGTTCAGATTCAAGTGAAGATATCAAAAAGAAATATGATGAACTTCAGAGTAAATTTTATGGGTTGGCTGAACAGAATGAAATGTTGGAACAATCCTTAATGGAAAGGAACAACATAATACAGAGATGGGAGGAGCTTTTGGACAGGATTGACATGCCATCACATCTGCGGTCTGTTGAGCCAGAGGATAGGATCGATTGGTTAAGAAAAGCACTTTCAGAAGTGCAGGAAGATAATATGTCTCTCCAGCAGAAGGTTGTTAACCTTGAAAATCATTGTTTATCACTAACTGCTGATTTGGAAGACTCGCAAAGGAGAGTGGCTGACCTTGAGGCAGACCTCCAAACATTTATCCATGAGAGAGATCATCTATCTGGAAGATTGGAGGCTCTGGTCAATGATTGGGAGAAGCTTTCAACAAAGACAGctgaatttgaacttgagaATGAAAAGCTGCAGAAAGAAGTTACTGATTTGCAAGAAAATGTAGCCAAGATGCAtggaaatgaaaatcaaattctcAGCATAGAAGCTGACTTAAGAAGATTAGAGGGTTTGATTACTGATGCCTTGGAGATCTCTGGATCAAAATTTGAGTATTCTGGTGGTAGTAGCATTGACTGCTTGGAAGGGTTATTGAATAAGCTGTTGGAGAGTTATGAAATGCTGTCCTTGCGAAAACCTGTGCATGGGGGTGCAGCTGAAAGTCTCCATACTGGAGATGGTGATGAGACAGTTGTTGGATCCAGAAGCCTAAATACACTCGATTCCCAGGAATCAGATATAGATGTTCTTAAAAAAGAGTTGGAAGAGGTTCAACATGAACTTTTGGATGTGAAGGAGGAGAGGGATGTATATCTAGAGAAGCAACAATCTATGACTAGTGAATTTGAAGCATTACACAAAAAAGTAAATGAGTTGCAAGCACTGCTTAATCAAGAGGAGCAGAAGTCAGCTTCTGTTAGAGAAAAGTTAAATGTTGCAGTCAGAAAAGGGAAGTCACTGATACAACACCGTGACAGTCTGAAACAAAGTATTGAGGAGGTCAACTCTGAGGTGGAACGTTTGAGATCAGAAATCAAGATGGGGCAAGTTAAAATTGCAGAGTATGAACAAACCTTCATGGAATTGTCTACATATCCTGGTCGAGTAGAAGCCTTAGAATCTGAGACCTTGTTCTTGAGGAATTGTTTGAATCAAACTGAGCAGAATTTGCAGCAGAAAGCAAATACTTTGAACATGATTGTGAATATCTTAGATAAAATTGATGTAGGGGGGGATATTAACTCTCGTGATCCAGTTTTGAAGTTAGAACAAGTTGAAAAAATGTGCGTTGATTTGCGCGCAGATGTAACTTCTTCTGAGCAAGAGGCTAGGAAATCAAAAAGAGCAGCAGAGCTACTCCTTGCAGAACTGAATGAGGTTCAAGAGAGGAATGATGGTCTCCAGGAAGAGCTAGCAAACTCTGTCGACGAACTTTCTGTACTCTCCAAGGAAATGGATCTTGCTGTGGTCGGCAAACTTGAAGCTGTTTCAAGTCTTGAAAAGTTATCTACTGCTCAGTCCAAGGAAAGGAAAAACCAATTTTCTGAATTTGCTGGGCTGAAATCTGGTGTAGATCAACTCAGGATGGGTTTCCATGATATTAGCAATTCATTGGCCGGTCTTTTTTACAATGAGTTGGAATTTTTGAATAACCTGGAGTCTGGTATTGACTCAATTCTCAACTTGAATAGTGCTAATGTGGTTGATGTTCACCCTTTCACTGCAGCTGGTGGGTTTCTAATGAGCAATTCAAACAAG GATAACTCTATTTCAATGGATCCTTGGTCAGACCCCAATTTGCATGGGAATTTTGATGAAAATTTTGTCATCGAAACCTTCACATACACAGCACATTATTTGCAAGAGCTCAAGACGGATATTAATGGGCTTAAAGAAAAATTGGATGAACACTCAATGTCTTTGCATAACAAAACTGGCAGTATATCCAGATTGGTGGGAATTGTTCATGGAGAGATAACTTCCAAAAAAGAGTCATTGGAAGCTTTGAGGAGAGACTTTTTGCAGATGGAAGTGGTGAAGAAGGAAAAGGACAAGGAGCTTCTTGTCTTGCATAGAAATGCTGCCTTGCTTTTTGAAGCATGCACTAGTTCAGTTGTAAAAATAAACAGAAGAAAAGCTGAACTGGTGGGAAATAGTTGGGCTGTTGGAGATTTGGGAATGACATCAAAAACGACAGAATTTCCCTCTTTAAGTGGAGAGGGTCAGCTGTACTCTGAGGAATCTGTTAGGTCATTGACAGACAGGCTATTGTCGGCTGCTAATGATTTTGCTTCTCTGACAGCTGAAATAGTGGAAAGCAGCCAAAAGGAAATGAAGCTTACCATTTCAAATTTGCAGAAAGAGCTTCAAGAGAAGGACGTTCAAAAGGAGAGGATTTTCATGGAGCTTGTAAGTCAAATCAAGGAAGCTGAAGCTACTGCAAGCAGCTACTCGGAGGACCTTGAATCTTCGAAAACTTTGGTGCATGATATGGAGAAACAGTTGGAAGCTATGAGAGGTGAACGTAACGTATTTGAGCAGCGAGTGAAGGAGCTGGAAGGTTATCAGGGCACCTCTGATGAGTTACGACAGAGGATCAGATCACTAACTGATGTGCTTGCTGCCAAAGATCATG AAATTGAGGAGCTTATGCAAGCACTTGATGAAGAGGAGGTACAGATGCAAGGTATCACTTCCAAGATCAAGGAACTGGAAAAGATTGTGGAACAAAAGAACTTAGAATTAGAGAACCTTAAGGCTTCTCGTGGGAAGGTTATGAGAAAGCTTTCGATCACTGTGAATAAGTTTGACGAGCTGCATCATCTATCTGCAAGCCTCCTTGCCGAAGTTGAAAAACTGCAGTCACAATTGCAAGATCGGGATGCAGAGATTTCTTTCTTGAGGCAAGAGGTCACTAGGTGCACCAATGATGTTCTGGTTGCATCACAAGTCAGTAACAAGGGAAGTTCAGATGAGATCCATGAGTTACTGACATGGTTCAATATTAATATTGCTCGTTTTGGGGTGCACAGTGAGTATCTTGAAGATAAGAACAACAGTGACGTCCCTGAACAAAAGGAAGTACTCAAGAAGACAATTGATTCTATATTATCTGAATTGGGGGATCTGCGGGCTTCAGCTCAAAGAAAAGATATATTGTTGCAAGAAGAAAGGACTAAAGTAGAAGAATTAACACACAAGGGACAGACTCTTGAGAAGTCTCTGCGGGAGAAGGAATCACGATTAAATCTGCTTGCAGGTGTGGAAGACGACCGGGCAACTAGCTCATCCTCAGAGATTCATGAAGTTGAGCCTGCG ATTAACAAATGGGCGGCATCTGGTTCCTCCATTGCATCTCAAGTCCGCAGTTTACGCAAAGGCAATAGTGAGCAAGTTGCAATTGCCATAGATATGGATCCTGGGAGTACTAGTAGAttggaagatgaagatgaagataagG TTCATGGTTTTAAGTCACTCACTACATCAAGAATGATTCCTAGATTTACAAGACCTGTGACTGACATGATCGATGGCCTCTG GGTTTCTTGTGATCGAACGCTAATGCGACAACCAATTTTGCGGCTTGGTATTATATTTTATTGGGCCTTTCTGCATGCGCTTCTTGCTAGTCTTGCGATTTAA